A DNA window from Streptomyces sp. B21-083 contains the following coding sequences:
- a CDS encoding ABC transporter substrate-binding protein, with protein sequence MPNTKQWRLVATAVAVTLGATTLAACGSGDDSDAQSGPVSLTYWTWTPGMDKVVDLWNKGPGKEQQITVTVKKQASGDTLVTKILTAHKAKKAPDLVQAEYQALPTLVSNDALADISGDVGDAKKDFADGVWQQTTLGTDAVYAVPQDIGPMMFYYREDLFKQYGLKVPTTWAEFAQTAKDLKKKAPDKDLTTFSANDSGLFAGLAQQAGAKWWTTSGEKWKVGIDDAATQKVAKFWGDLVKDDAIDNQPMYTPAWNKALDTGKQIAWVSAVWAPGTLTTAAPDTKGKWAMAPLPQWSVSEDVTGSWGGSSTAVTTDSNHKPAAAKFAAWLNTDRDALAALAKEGGIYPAASDAQLSGAFLKSPDFFSNQADFYTKAAEIAKTTAPSAWGPNVNVAYTSFKDAFASAAKNRSDFGAALKTMQDDTVADLKKQGFGVAE encoded by the coding sequence ATGCCGAACACGAAGCAGTGGCGCCTCGTGGCAACCGCGGTCGCCGTCACGCTCGGCGCCACCACACTCGCCGCCTGCGGGTCCGGCGACGACAGCGACGCCCAGTCGGGCCCGGTGTCGCTGACGTACTGGACCTGGACGCCCGGCATGGACAAGGTCGTCGACCTGTGGAACAAGGGACCGGGCAAGGAGCAGCAGATCACTGTCACGGTGAAGAAGCAGGCGTCCGGCGACACCCTGGTCACCAAGATCCTCACCGCGCACAAGGCCAAGAAGGCGCCGGACCTGGTGCAGGCCGAGTACCAGGCGCTGCCGACGCTGGTCAGCAATGACGCCCTCGCGGACATCTCCGGCGACGTCGGCGACGCGAAGAAGGACTTCGCCGACGGTGTCTGGCAGCAGACGACGCTCGGCACGGACGCGGTGTACGCGGTGCCGCAGGACATCGGGCCGATGATGTTCTACTACCGCGAGGACCTCTTCAAGCAGTACGGCCTGAAGGTCCCGACCACGTGGGCCGAGTTCGCCCAGACCGCCAAGGACCTGAAGAAGAAGGCCCCGGACAAGGACCTCACCACCTTCTCCGCCAACGACTCCGGTCTCTTCGCGGGCCTCGCCCAGCAGGCCGGCGCCAAGTGGTGGACGACCTCCGGCGAGAAGTGGAAGGTCGGTATCGACGACGCGGCGACCCAGAAGGTCGCCAAGTTCTGGGGCGACCTCGTCAAGGACGACGCCATCGACAACCAGCCGATGTACACCCCGGCCTGGAACAAGGCGCTCGACACCGGTAAGCAGATCGCGTGGGTCAGCGCGGTGTGGGCGCCGGGCACGCTGACCACGGCCGCACCGGACACCAAGGGCAAGTGGGCCATGGCCCCGCTCCCCCAGTGGTCCGTGAGCGAGGACGTGACGGGCAGCTGGGGCGGCTCCTCGACCGCCGTCACCACCGACTCGAACCACAAGCCGGCCGCCGCGAAGTTCGCCGCCTGGCTGAACACCGACCGTGACGCGCTGGCCGCGCTCGCCAAGGAGGGCGGGATCTACCCGGCCGCCTCGGACGCCCAGCTCAGCGGCGCGTTCCTCAAGTCGCCCGACTTCTTCTCCAACCAGGCCGACTTCTACACCAAGGCCGCCGAGATCGCGAAGACCACGGCCCCGTCCGCGTGGGGCCCGAACGTGAACGTGGCGTACACCTCGTTCAAGGACGCGTTCGCCTCCGCCGCGAAGAACAGGTCCGACTTCGGTGCCGCCCTGAAGACGATGCAGGACGACACGGTCGCCGACCTGAAGAAGCAGGGCTTCGGAGTCGCGGAGTGA